In Micropterus dolomieu isolate WLL.071019.BEF.003 ecotype Adirondacks linkage group LG17, ASM2129224v1, whole genome shotgun sequence, one genomic interval encodes:
- the pgm2l1 gene encoding glucose 1,6-bisphosphate synthase, with amino-acid sequence MSSFQFASGLYLYCPLQVYWCNGAQISSPHDKEILRSIEEQLEPWSASCWDEELVESCSLRTDPLAQIGSCYMDELTSLCFHRDLNRSCPLKFVHSSFHGVGHTFVQQAFHSFGFAPPIPVPEQKDPDPNFSTVRCPNPEEGESVLELSLNLAEEENARIVLATDPDADRLAVAEKSDGCGWKVFTGNELAALLGWWMFFNWKEAHPDPADVQKVFMLATTVSSKILQAFARIEGFHFEETLPGFKWIGNRIHELSKTGNTVIFAFEESIGFLCGNLVPEKDGVSSAAVVAEMAAYLQNKNLSLNQQLHNIYQTYGYHVSKTSYVVCNDPPTIQKIFSRIRNFDGEGSYPKTCGGVRIVHVRDATTGYDSSQPDLRSVLPVTRSSHMITFSLQNGVVATLRTSGTEPKIKYYTEYCAAPGTSAASGLEDELGRITAALLDEFLEPERNNLIRRCV; translated from the exons ATGTCGAGCTTCCAGTTT GCCTCGGGTCTGTATCTTTATTGCCCTCTGCAGGTGTATTGGTGTAACGGCGCTCAGATCTCCTCACCTCACGACAAGGAGATCCTGCGGAGTATCGAGGAGCAGCTGGAGCCATGGAGCGCCTCCTGTTGGGAtgaggagctggtggagagcTGCTCCCTGAGGACCGACCCCCTGGCACAAATCGGCAGTTGCTACATGGACGAGCTCACCTCCCTCTGCTTCCACAG GGATCTGAACAGAAGTTGTCCATTGAAGTTTGTCCACTCATCGTTCCACGGTGTCGGACACACCTTTGTCCAGCAGGCCTTCCACTCCTTTGGCTTCGCTCCGCCGATCCCCGTCCCTGAGCAGAAAGACCCTGATCCCAACTTCTCCACCGTCCGTTGCCCCAACCCCGAGGAGGGAGAGTCAGTCCTG GAGCTTTCTCTTAATCTGGCCGAGGAGGAAAACGCTCGAATCGTTCTGGCAACGGATCCTGATGCTGACCGTTTGGCTGTCGCAGAGAAGTCTGACGG GTGCGGTTGGAAGGTGTTCACGGGTAATGAGCTGGCGGCCCTGTTGGGTTGGTGGATGTTCTTTAATTGGAAGGAGGCTCATCCAGATCCTGCAGACGTTCAGAAGGTGTTCATGTTGGCCACCACCGTGTCGTCTAAGATCCTGCAGGCCTTCGCTCGCATCGAGGGATTCCACTTTGAG GAAACTCTTCCTGGGTTTAAATGGATCGGGAACAGAATACATGAACTTTCCAAAACAGGAAACACGGTCATATTTGCCTTCGAGGAGTCGATCG GTTTCCTGTGCGGCAATTTGGTCCCTGAGAAAGACGGCGTGAGCTCGGCGGCCGTCGTGGCTGAAATGGCTGCTTACCTCCAAAATAAGAACCTGAGTCTGAACCAGCAACTGCACAACATCTACCAGAC GTATGGATATCACGTGTCTAAAACCTCCTACGTGGTCTGTAACGACCCCCCCACCATCCAGAAGATCTTCAGCCGGATCAGAAACTTTGACGGCGAAGGATCGTACCCGAAGACGTGCGGCGGCGTCCGGATCGTCCACGTCAGAGACGCCACCACAGGATACGACAGCAGCCAGCCGGACCTCAGATCT GTACTTCCTGTGACGAGGAGCAGTCACATGATCACCTTCAGTCTACAGAACGGCGTCGTGGCCACGCTGAGAACCAGCGGCACCGAACCCAAAATCAAATACTACACTGAGTACTGCGCCGCCCCGGGGACCAG cGCGGCGTCCGGTCTGGAGGACGAGCTCGGGAGGATCACGGCCGCCCTCCTGGATGAGTTCCTGGAGCCCGAGAGGAACAATCTGATTCGCCGCTGCGTCTAG
- the rnf169 gene encoding E3 ubiquitin-protein ligase RNF169 — protein MCSVCSSSHVWVFLNRSQGVLSDSENEEPISRRIRNISAFIRKTKTSAAFTGGSQRSQSCTDSVEDRGGKLKVVTQPALMDRVGISHSYTAGILLSSENSRSVSAPITAPDRRLTWRAVLSSSSTPLGLPPPRPERSISPESNDSISEELNHFKPIVCSPCTPPKRLPDGRLMEPTIVKSTPRNLTRGLQKATTYEASPAVLQKWRQIELDRQSLKVNSKATLTSPVSELHNKTVGREDSGVGATKNHQSPAGRDGDGVKAINKRRLLFDPSAADTDNFQKQSVKIRVPAIRYSSNATFGGSSDFEPSVGTPESCSGGSIFSRKQSFSPYTKNSGFQSCKLVPKDSQSPRKESDSSLHNQSTSRRGKKREQKTKHLDSDRDSDLKRSRSASQEAFDERYIRQIQQERQDRALALKLQRQFDLENQTVNRRRSPDTYFLRSWMSNQNRRRRGLRRSRRINKKH, from the exons atgtgttcGGTCTGCAGCAGCTCacatgtttgggtttttttaaacCGTTCTCAGGGAGTTCTGTCTGACTCAGAGAACGAGGAGCCGATCAGCAGGAGGATCAGAAACATCTCGGCCTTCATCAGGAAAACCAAAACCTCCGCCGCCTTCACTGG tggttcccagaggagtcagagctgcactgactCTGTGGAGGACAGAGGAGGGAAGCTGAAGGTCGTCACCCAGCCGGCCCTGATGGACAGA GTTGGTATCAGTCACAGCTACACTGCAGgaatcctcctctcctctgagaaCAGCCGCTCGGTCTCGGCTCCCATCACCGCCCCTGACCGGAGGCTCACCTGGCGAGCTGTCCTCTCATCATCGTCCACACCTCTGGGCCTCCCTCCGCCCCGACCCGAGCGCTCCATCAGCCCCGAGAGCAACGACAGCATCTCCGAAGAACTCAACCACTTCAAACCTATCGTCTGCTCGCCGTGCACGCCGCCCAAACGTCTACCGGACGGCCGTCTGATGGAGCCCACCATCGTAAAGTCCACACCCAGGAATCTGACCCGCGGCCTGCAGAAGGCCACCACCTACGAGGCCAGTCCTGCCGTCCTGCAGAAGTGGAGGCAGATTGAACTCGACCGCCAGAGCCTGAAAGTGAACTCCAAGGCGACGCTCACGAGTCCCGTCAGCGAGCTCCACAACAAGACCGTCGGGAGGGAGGACAGTGGCGTGGGGGCCACAAAGAATCATCAATCCCCGGCAGGGCGGGATGGAGACGGAGTGAAGGCCATCAACAAGAGGAGGCTGCTGTTCGACCCTTCAGCCGCAGACACGGACAACTTCCAGAAACAGTCCGTAAAGATCCGGGTCCCTGCGATCCGCTACAGCAGCAACGCGACTTTCGGAGGAAGTTCAGACTTTGAGCCGTCAGTCGGCACTCCCGAATCCTGCAGCGGAGGATCCATTTTTAGTCGAAAACAGTCCTTCTCACCGTACACTAAGAACTCTGGTTTCCAGTCGTGTAAACTAGTGCCAAAGGACTCGCAGAGTCCAAGGAAGGAGTCCGACAGTAGCCTCCACAACCAATCTACCTCAAGGAGGGGCAAGAAGAGGGAACAGAAGACCAAACACCTGGACTCGGACCGGGACTCGGACCTAAAGAGGAGCCGGTCTGCCAGCCAGGAGGCTTTCGACGAGCGGTACATCCGTCAGATCCAGCAGGAGCGCCAGGACCGAGCACTCGCCCTGAAGCTGCAGAGACAGTTCGACCTGGAGAACCAGACCGTCAACCGCAGGAGGAGCCCCGACACGTACTTCCTGCGGTCCTGGATGTCCAATCAGAACCGCCGGAGGCGCGGCCTGAGGCGATCTCGACGAATCAACAAGAAGCACTAG